The Hemiscyllium ocellatum isolate sHemOce1 chromosome 39, sHemOce1.pat.X.cur, whole genome shotgun sequence genome contains a region encoding:
- the LOC132834170 gene encoding migration and invasion enhancer 1-like, which yields GFLAHFLTLADEIREQVPGVHVTGFIGQTGSFEVSINNKLVFSKLESNGFPYHKDIIEAVKLAKQGATVEKITCEEQTRTEKRSCVII from the exons GGCTTCCTCGCCCATTTCCTGACTCTAGCTGATGAAATCAGGGAGCAGGTGCCTGGTGTCCACGTTACTGGGTTCATTGGGCAAACAG GAAGTTTTGAGGTTTCAATTAATAACAAACTGGTTTTctcgaagctggaatcgaatGGGTTTCCTTATCATAAAGAT ATCATTGAAGCAGTAAAATTAGCAAAACAAGGGGCGACTGTGGAGAAAATAACTTGCGAGGAGCAGACACGGACTGAGAAGCGAAGCTGTGTCATAATATAG